The Tachysurus vachellii isolate PV-2020 chromosome 21, HZAU_Pvac_v1, whole genome shotgun sequence region ctcACAGCAGCCTGGACTGATCAGTCGAGTAACAGACACCGTGAAGAGCATAGTCCCCTCTTGGCTGCAGAAGTACTTCAATAATGGAGAGGTAGCTGAAGGAGGAGAGACCCATGTGCAAGTTGAGCAGAACAACGTACCTACTCCTCCCAATGGCAATCAGGAACCTGCGCCGCTCCCCGATGGACGCGACTCCCCAGAACCCAGCACCAGTTATGCAGGTAGTGTCGCACCCATCTTTTAAAAAGATTCTGATGGACTACATGGGTTTGATTGACtatttttgcctttttattCACCTAATCCTTAtttatgctgtttttattttcttccccCTCCCAGAACCCTCTACAAGCCGAGCGTCTTTGAACTTCCAGGACGTTCTCTCCAGACCTCCGCTCAACCGCTCCCACCTTCATTTCCCTTCTCACGATGGATCCCCAGCACTCGGGGGCCCTCTCTTCTCCCAACCTTCCACATCTACAGCTCCCTTTCCTGCAAGCCCCTTTGCCGTAAGCTCGAGCTTCTCTCTAGTGAAGGAGATCAAGGACTCTAGCTCTCAGCACGAGGACGACAATATCTCCACCACGAGTGGCTTTTCATCAAGAGCGTCTGATAAAGGTAGGGCAGAGTTTCAGGAGGCACTGTGAAGCCTACAAACAATTTGTGACTATACAACTTGCAACTCATTTTGCATAATATTATTGGGTCTTGGATCGATTATGGACAAGATGTACGTCAGATTACGTTCTCCAGGGTTTAGTACTGTGATGTAGTCCTAGACTGTCTATAGAGCACTTTAATCTTCTTACAGATGTACCCACGTCAAAGACGGCACCACTCCTCTGGTCCCCCGAGATGGATCGCACACATACCGGATCACAGTCGGCTCATGCTGGTCTCAAGAGACCAGCTTTCAATCTGTCAGTCTTTGGCACTTCCTCATCAGTAAGTGGGCTGCGTTTTTattagactttttatttattttatatattaagagGCAAATGGGTGCTGCTTATAGACAAGCGGTCATAGCCAGTGTTGGCTATGTAGAATAGTTCATAATAACCCTATTTGAATGCTAAGGACGGTGGTGGTGGGAGTGACTGTTACTGTTAAACACCATATTGGCATGTTATTGGCTCAGAAATAAGAACTTATTCGTGTGTtcagtatgtatgtttttaccaAAGGTGCTATATACCCTGGGTGGCCAGTagttccatcacacacacacacactttctttcccACAAATTTTAAATCGAAAATTGTCTAGAATGTTGTTGAATGCTGTAGCTTATTGACTCACGCTGGTTCCAGCATGCCAGttcccctgtgcacaaagtgagatTTAAGTAGACATGCTTTGCCATAGTTTGTTGTTGGGAAAAACTTGTGGCTTGTGGGCTGTCATCAATGCTCTTATGACTGGATAAACACACATCTTCATGGCCAGgcttcaaaatctagtggaaagtcttaCCAGAGTCATGGGATGTAAACAAGTACACAGTAAATTTTATACAGTTAATGCACGTGGTGTTGAATGGATAAGCTGTAGAGTAAATTAACCCTGAGACCGCTAGCAGCCTTAAACTTTACAGTGCTATACAGGGGTTGAGAAAGTTGCATATTGTATTCatatttctttgctttttcaGTCGGTGATGAACAGTTCAGTGCTGAACTCCACTCAGCTGGGAGATTCTCCCTTCTATCCAGGGAAGACAACCTATGGCGGCGCTTCAGCTGCCAAGACTGCTCGTTCACGGCCGGGCACACCTTATCAGGTCAGTATAGTGAGATCTTTCATACCGAAGTCGGTCTGCTAGTACAGATCGAACCCTGGCAAGATTAATGTCGTGCTGATCCCTTAACTGGGGTAAGCGAGAGATTCGCTCTCAGCCAGCTTCTATCACTGGGTCAGTTTGCAGTAGAATTAATTAAATGTGAACCCTACACTCTAGTGCCTTCCTAGTGTGTCTTTTTAAGAATCTCACTGCTTCACATTTGCTATTTTTAATGAACACTTGACCTTGTGAGATTAGAAATATCCTGTATGGACTCATTCATGTTCCTCAGGCTCCTGTGAGGAGACAGATCAAGGCCAAACCGGCAGGAGCTCAGCCGTGCGGAGTGACCAGTGCCACAGCCAGACGCATCCTGCAGTCACTAGAGCGCATGTCTAGCCCTCTTGCTGTGAGTGGTTCAACCGTGTCTAAATGCCTTCTGCTGAAATCAAcatgcataacacacacacttcttaatGCTGGAAAGTACATGTATTACTACTCATGGTAGCTGTTCAGAAGCATCGCATTAATACAAACAGTGTCATTAAAATCAACTTCTTTGCTCGTTTCATTTCAGGATGCGAAAAGAATTCCATCAGCAGTTTCCTCTCCTTTATCAGCAGTAAGTtagacattttatataattgtgtaaaatCTGTTCTTATGTCTGACCtcttaaagaatttttttctctttttttttctctctcctagTCAATGAATCGCACAGATCTAGATGTTCATTTCCAGTCTAAGAGGAAAAAGGTGTGTAAATTTGTCAGCTGTCATCAAATGTTGTGAGCCGCTTTAGCCGGCTGCTGCAAAGCTGTTAAGTGTTTTCTAAGCTTCGTGTCTGTCCCCTACACACGAAAATACACATTGCCTGTTACAGACAGCTGTGGCAGCTGCTCACTGCTTCCCAACAGTAGTTAATTCAGCCATTATAACTAAAAGCCAATAATGTCTGACGGAGATGTTTATAGTCCAGAATAATATGAATACTTCTAACTAAACTAAATGGGACAGAAAAGTTTtctgtgagttttttttaaatgatgagtATGTAATTCGTTAGCAGAACATACGTACTTGTTCTTTATCCTCAACCACAGCTGGCATAATGTGTTTTAGATGTTAGTAATTTAACCCAATATTTAGcatgcatcttttttttctgacttgCTGCTTCAGTTTCTGATTCACGATTGTCTATGGTTTATTAGCTGGAACCGGCTGTCCCGCCTGTGCAGAAACTGGTGATCCCAGCTGCTGCAGCTGTGTCTGGTAACCGCTCCGTGTCTTTCCGCCCTTCGCTAACTCCTGGATCTGTTAGCAGAATGGTGGAAAAGGGCAGCAAGGAGACGGTCAGTACTTAAAACAGCTCTGTGTCAACCATGTTTAAGCCGGACTtgcattttattctgtttaacaCACCCTAACTCTGACAATCCAACGAGCCACTTTTAGGACTAGACGAGATTtaacttgttttaaaaaaaaaaaaaagaaaaaatgttgacTCTTgaccaacaccccccccccccccttttttttatatatttagccTGTTCGACGGTCCCCTCATATCCCAGATGCAATTCCAGCTGCCACACCAAGGTGAAACTTATTTTATTCTTGATATTTTGTAGTTAATTGGGTGACCcttcatgtacagtatgaggtttGTTTTTAAGCATTCAAACTAGTTTAAATATGCATAAATACAGAATTTGTTACTTTTACAAAAAGTGATTTTGTGCCTTAAAGCCTGTTTTTCTATATTCTTTATAGTTGTTTAGACCTTTTTGTCCGATAAACCATTACTGCTTCAGCGATCTCTTCCCAGCGATTTTCTCATATATGTTGCATTTTCAAACACGTCTCTTTGCTGTTTCTGGCTGTTGTGTGCTTCCGATGTTTACTGGCTTTTGGTACGCTCTCTTGGTTGTTAAACAGGTTCATGATGTTTCCTCCTCAAGCCAGTCGTGTCATTTTAATATTCTAGCAAACTTTCCAGCAGGTCCATATAACGGATGTTAAATATAGGTACCGGTATTCTTGTGTTGTCAGCCATGATGTCGTGTTGTCAAGCAAAACATGGAGGAAACATAAGCCAAGGACCCACATACTCACTGTTCTTGTTATGTTTTGAGTGTCAGGGAGTGCAGGAACTGTACTACTAAATAGAGTTTAGTTTATACAAGAAAACCTGTCATATCCTCATATGAAAATCATCTACGCACGTTTACttgtattcatatatttatttttcttgcctCAGCACAAGCAGCCTGTCGTACCCGTTGTCCAGTACACCTGCTATCAGCATCACGGGTGCCGGTGGCGGCAAGATGAAGCGAGAAAGGAGCATCCGCCCTTCCACCAAAAGACCTGATGATGAGGTTAGCAACTCTATTTGAATTTCTGCTTAAACCAGGACTTTAGTTCTGAAACTGAGGTTAACTGAGTTTTGTTTCTTGACCAGGTTGCTGAAGTGCCGAATCTGCCTGCTGTCTCTCTGCCGATCAGTAACTTCAAGCTGCCTACTTTCAGTTTCTCATCCCCACCCCCTTCATCGACCCTCACCCCAAGCACCAGGGCAATGCCACTGGTCTCTGAGCAAGCAGCCAACAGCAAGGTTAGGACCGACAGCCATCTAATCACACCTGCTGTGTAACTCCCTGTACTAAAGTTAATATTCAGGCAAACCATTCTGAGAtaatgtgcctttttttttggactttgtTTGATGCAGTGAACCCAACAGTCTCTTTTGGATTATAAGGTACTAGCAGAGTTGAGTGTTCATGTTCTAATGatggttttgtttaattcaggGGACAAATGCTGTGTCTACACCCGTTTCTTTTACCTTTTCTTCACCCATTGTCAAGGCAACAGCTGGCAGTCCAATGTCCTTTTCTCCATCAGTAGGTTTTCTagttcttgtctttttttcttacattctgcgtgtgtggaaaaacaaaccaacacacTTTCTTTCCTATTCTACAGTCTGAATTTACCTTCAGCGCACCTACTATGAAAACTGCAACTTCCATGTCAAATGGCAAACTTGCTCCAGCAGTATCTGCATGTAAGTGACTTGTAAGTGAATGTCTGTTTTTTAAGGTCAGGGATGTTCAACGTCTTAGCATCCTCTTGTGTTTCGCAGTAAAAACAACCAGCGAACATAGCGAGGAGTTTGATGGGCCTTTCAAACCCGCGAAGACTTTGAAGCAGGGTAGTGTTCTGGATATCCTTAAAGGACCCGGTAAGACCACtttattagttttaaaaaatagcTATTTTTTGATCTGTGAGTATACGAGTGTCATAACTACAGGCACTACACCACAGAAAACTGCACTGATATATGCAGGTCTTGAATCaggccttatttatttattaatgttttaattttatggaGAAGCTGGATGTATTATAAGTTGTGAACTTGGGGTCAGCCGTGTTCAAAATTGACGCACAAATCAGTATCATCTGCATTCTTGTGAAATCAGCTTTGCCACCATATATTTGAATTTCTACAAGTTCTAACAATACCACACCCCACCTCTAGGTTTTGCTTCTCCAGCCCAGACCTCCTCTGAAACAGAACCCACAAAGTCGACACGCAgcacatctgtacatacacCCTTGACTTCTCTCTCTGGGTTCGGAGAGAAGTTTAAACCTGCAGCAGGATCATGGAACTGTGGCACCTGTCTGGTGCAAAACAAATCCTCAGACAAAAAGTGTGTGGCCTGCCAGGCTCCACAGCCCAGCACAGACTCTTCATCCAGGTCGGACAGTAAACCTGTGAAAGCCCCTGCTGCTAGTCATAGTTCTTTGTTTGCCCCGCCAGCTGGAAGCTGGGAATGTGACACGTGTCTGGTGcagaacaagcctgaggtggtTAAATGTGTAGCGTGTGAAACATCCAGGCCAGGAACTGGAGTAAAGCCTGCCCTGACTCGGCCTCCTGTCTCTGAGGTCTCCTTAACACCTACTGCTTCTTCTACCCCATCCACCACTTCCACAACCACCACTACATCTGGACTAAGTCTTGCTGACAAGTTTAAGAAGCCCGAGGGGGCATGGGATTGCGATGTATGCATGGTTCAAAATAAAGCACAGGATGCTAAGTGTGTAGCGTGTCAGAGCGCTAAACCAGGTACGTTCTAACCCTTTTATCTGAACAACCTTTTTTGCTTTTGGGAATGAGTTGTACACTGGCTTTAAGAAGTCGTGATTAAAAATGATCTATAGGATTGcttaagagatttttttaacGTTGTGTTGCACTTTAACTGACTGGTCTGTGTTGAAATATACAGGAGCATCAGCAGTACCTTCATTCCAAGCACCTTCATCCCTGCCTCCTGCATCTACACCAGCAAGTAGTGCTCCTCTTTTGGGATTTGGTGACCAGTTCAAGAAACCTGAGGGCAGTTGGGAGTGTGATGTCTGCTGTGTTCAAAACAAGGCTGAGGACCAGCAGTGTGTGGCCTGCCAATCAACCAAACCGGGAGCTAAAGTAGAAACCAAAGGTAGCAAGAATAGTTAATGTTGCtatagtgtatataaatgtatactatacttttttccccccttcttTTTCATAGTGAAATCCAAACGAGCCCCTGCCAAATTTAAATCTGGTATATTTCAGCAGCTTCCCTAAAATTATAAGATAACCTagctatattattttaaatatatacttgtTTAATGGGGTCGGGGGAATTAATATTGCCAATCAGTGAAATGTTAAATTGCTTGTTGGCAGGTTTGGTAATTTGATATAAAGGTCAAAGGATACTGGCATTGTAGAGATTGTAGGTGTAGGATATTTCTGTAGAGGTTACAATACACTGTGTTATGTGAAGGCTTAGAAAGTACTGTATACATGAAATATGGCTGAAGTAGGGCTGGgcaatatggctgaaaactgtatcacgatatcagggTTTATTGGTTGATATCGactattgatattttttatgacccatttaaaataaggaccaggagaaaaatattacatttaaacatttttattttaaacttaactttcctctgatcataatcccctcagttattacaacagaaatgtcaacagCCATGGAAAacccaaataattaaaatgtaaacataagtctaaagtcacaatgaacacttaacaattatctcttaacatctAAGGtgcaaaatgtaagaaatgcttaataaagtgtgatAAAATACatgagacaacgatatggcgcaaccaaacatgatactgttacatgattggctgttagcgtgtcactccatacgttgctaggttaccagagagcagAGGCCTTTGTTAAAGCAACCGAATTTGCTTCGCAACTTtggttttcttccgacgaagaataaaaaatatcaaacgtTTTGTtgagcacattttttttattgatatcgatcacgtgtctatcgcgatacatatcgttatcattTTATTGTCCAGCCCTAGGCTGAAGTACAGGAATGTTGTTCTGGTCTGGAAAGGCTGCCCAGCCCTCAGTATGGAAATTATGAATACAAAGAAATTGTTGCCAAAGTGAAATCAGAGATCCTAAGGTTGTAAATTCTATTATTTCCAATATTTTCAGCATAAAATCTGTATATTTGGAAGGAAAAAATgtttcaagcatttttttttgtttgttttttgaaccCTCACAAATTTACTGAGATTCTGTTTTTCAGGTATTGGCCCTCAGACATCCAGCACTAATTCAACCTCAAGTGCATTCAAATTTGGTTCCTCAAATTCAAGCTCTGCTGAGTTGAAATTTGGTGGCACTTTTTCAAACTCCACCTCCACAATGTCCTTTAAGTTTGGCAATGCTCCTTCAGACTCTGCTGCCTCTTCTGTAGGCTTCAAATTCGGAGGTGCTTCCACAGAACGCACCTCAACAGGCGCCAGTTCAACCGAGAGTTTCAAGTTTGGTGGCTCATCAGATGGCTTTAAATTTGGAGCAGCCTCCACTTCTGAATCAACgagtgaagagaaaaagagcgaATCTCAAAATTCTGCATCTGGTTT contains the following coding sequences:
- the nup153 gene encoding nuclear pore complex protein Nup153 isoform X1; its protein translation is MAATGGGKIRTRRYHIVSKPYGKAKQQPGLISRVTDTVKSIVPSWLQKYFNNGEVAEGGETHVQVEQNNVPTPPNGNQEPAPLPDGRDSPEPSTSYAEPSTSRASLNFQDVLSRPPLNRSHLHFPSHDGSPALGGPLFSQPSTSTAPFPASPFAVSSSFSLVKEIKDSSSQHEDDNISTTSGFSSRASDKDVPTSKTAPLLWSPEMDRTHTGSQSAHAGLKRPAFNLSVFGTSSSSVMNSSVLNSTQLGDSPFYPGKTTYGGASAAKTARSRPGTPYQAPVRRQIKAKPAGAQPCGVTSATARRILQSLERMSSPLADAKRIPSAVSSPLSASMNRTDLDVHFQSKRKKLEPAVPPVQKLVIPAAAAVSGNRSVSFRPSLTPGSVSRMVEKGSKETPVRRSPHIPDAIPAATPSTSSLSYPLSSTPAISITGAGGGKMKRERSIRPSTKRPDDEVAEVPNLPAVSLPISNFKLPTFSFSSPPPSSTLTPSTRAMPLVSEQAANSKGTNAVSTPVSFTFSSPIVKATAGSPMSFSPSSEFTFSAPTMKTATSMSNGKLAPAVSALKTTSEHSEEFDGPFKPAKTLKQGSVLDILKGPGFASPAQTSSETEPTKSTRSTSVHTPLTSLSGFGEKFKPAAGSWNCGTCLVQNKSSDKKCVACQAPQPSTDSSSRSDSKPVKAPAASHSSLFAPPAGSWECDTCLVQNKPEVVKCVACETSRPGTGVKPALTRPPVSEVSLTPTASSTPSTTSTTTTTSGLSLADKFKKPEGAWDCDVCMVQNKAQDAKCVACQSAKPGASAVPSFQAPSSLPPASTPASSAPLLGFGDQFKKPEGSWECDVCCVQNKAEDQQCVACQSTKPGAKVETKGIGPQTSSTNSTSSAFKFGSSNSSSAELKFGGTFSNSTSTMSFKFGNAPSDSAASSVGFKFGGASTERTSTGASSTESFKFGGSSDGFKFGAASTSESTSEEKKSESQNSASGFKFGGNGASVGSGFKFGAASTSESTSEEKKSESQNSASGLKFGGSGANVGSGFKFGAASTSESTSEEKKSESQNSTAGFKFGGSSISTATTTASGGFAFGLSKPEDKTGSSLSFSLSAPKAKGEKEDPLPSTEAVSATANAVPIFGKPPLAEANTAVLFGEETPQKTSTTTFMFGKPEEKNDTSTPSTGFLFTGAKEADKPAPSGFSFSKPDPPKELPKPSFAFGKPAEATETTKPAFGFGQNATDNTAPKPTFAFMGSSAATPASNSLAPSLFGTPSSSSQAPNPAPNSNFVFGQSSSSDAPSKSFMFGQQQQETQPASAEPSAGPNPVPTFVFGSVSNSNASPFSFGGAASTPASTAPAPSAAPAPFGFTATTSTSGFGSGQTPAFGSSQSTVPAFGSAASSFTATASAPPAFGVKPSAPSVFGQQPNSTPAFGSSTASSGQGAFQFGGATAFGVTGSNNSNVFTFGGGSGGTAGPAASPAMPAQPAAPAGGFGFSQSPAFNIGSAKSSSPAPVGQHGIAGRKIKTAVRRRK
- the nup153 gene encoding nuclear pore complex protein Nup153 isoform X2 encodes the protein MAATGGGKIRTRRYHIVSKPYGKAKQPGLISRVTDTVKSIVPSWLQKYFNNGEVAEGGETHVQVEQNNVPTPPNGNQEPAPLPDGRDSPEPSTSYAEPSTSRASLNFQDVLSRPPLNRSHLHFPSHDGSPALGGPLFSQPSTSTAPFPASPFAVSSSFSLVKEIKDSSSQHEDDNISTTSGFSSRASDKDVPTSKTAPLLWSPEMDRTHTGSQSAHAGLKRPAFNLSVFGTSSSSVMNSSVLNSTQLGDSPFYPGKTTYGGASAAKTARSRPGTPYQAPVRRQIKAKPAGAQPCGVTSATARRILQSLERMSSPLADAKRIPSAVSSPLSASMNRTDLDVHFQSKRKKLEPAVPPVQKLVIPAAAAVSGNRSVSFRPSLTPGSVSRMVEKGSKETPVRRSPHIPDAIPAATPSTSSLSYPLSSTPAISITGAGGGKMKRERSIRPSTKRPDDEVAEVPNLPAVSLPISNFKLPTFSFSSPPPSSTLTPSTRAMPLVSEQAANSKGTNAVSTPVSFTFSSPIVKATAGSPMSFSPSSEFTFSAPTMKTATSMSNGKLAPAVSALKTTSEHSEEFDGPFKPAKTLKQGSVLDILKGPGFASPAQTSSETEPTKSTRSTSVHTPLTSLSGFGEKFKPAAGSWNCGTCLVQNKSSDKKCVACQAPQPSTDSSSRSDSKPVKAPAASHSSLFAPPAGSWECDTCLVQNKPEVVKCVACETSRPGTGVKPALTRPPVSEVSLTPTASSTPSTTSTTTTTSGLSLADKFKKPEGAWDCDVCMVQNKAQDAKCVACQSAKPGASAVPSFQAPSSLPPASTPASSAPLLGFGDQFKKPEGSWECDVCCVQNKAEDQQCVACQSTKPGAKVETKGIGPQTSSTNSTSSAFKFGSSNSSSAELKFGGTFSNSTSTMSFKFGNAPSDSAASSVGFKFGGASTERTSTGASSTESFKFGGSSDGFKFGAASTSESTSEEKKSESQNSASGFKFGGNGASVGSGFKFGAASTSESTSEEKKSESQNSASGLKFGGSGANVGSGFKFGAASTSESTSEEKKSESQNSTAGFKFGGSSISTATTTASGGFAFGLSKPEDKTGSSLSFSLSAPKAKGEKEDPLPSTEAVSATANAVPIFGKPPLAEANTAVLFGEETPQKTSTTTFMFGKPEEKNDTSTPSTGFLFTGAKEADKPAPSGFSFSKPDPPKELPKPSFAFGKPAEATETTKPAFGFGQNATDNTAPKPTFAFMGSSAATPASNSLAPSLFGTPSSSSQAPNPAPNSNFVFGQSSSSDAPSKSFMFGQQQQETQPASAEPSAGPNPVPTFVFGSVSNSNASPFSFGGAASTPASTAPAPSAAPAPFGFTATTSTSGFGSGQTPAFGSSQSTVPAFGSAASSFTATASAPPAFGVKPSAPSVFGQQPNSTPAFGSSTASSGQGAFQFGGATAFGVTGSNNSNVFTFGGGSGGTAGPAASPAMPAQPAAPAGGFGFSQSPAFNIGSAKSSSPAPVGQHGIAGRKIKTAVRRRK